The following are from one region of the Shinella sp. PSBB067 genome:
- a CDS encoding glycoside hydrolase family 5 protein translates to MFEKLRPALLCLTLAGTLPSAGLAADLMTFWDAPQKGGNSFNAAEPDKAYFEALAATGATWVRLTFSKWKGEGRDFLIGNADRYEGLPPKDIARLRSTLDAAHAAGLKVVVAPLSLPGARWKQQNGGIFDDRLWSDPAFAEQAAAFWRDLAGALKDHPSVAAYNLLNEPAPEKTTGLAENGAMADLLAWQEANAGGPRDLPQLYTRIIDAIRAVDPVTPVMVDGGYYANPRALASWPKRLADDRVLYAFHMYEPYDATSAPNMKRETPLRYPGVTTDYAGGKTEWDRTTVADHIGAAFDWAKAEGLPPTRVVAAEFGCMRLWADCGAYLTDVMDAVEDRGGHWAFYSFREDEWEGMDYELPAGVKPGQFYWMTEQGKANRLPRNGKLMGLLKARMQK, encoded by the coding sequence ATGTTCGAAAAGCTTCGCCCCGCCCTCCTCTGCCTCACGCTCGCGGGCACGCTGCCATCGGCTGGCCTTGCCGCAGACCTCATGACCTTCTGGGATGCCCCGCAGAAGGGCGGCAACAGCTTCAACGCGGCGGAACCCGACAAGGCCTACTTCGAGGCGCTGGCCGCGACCGGGGCGACATGGGTTCGCCTGACCTTCAGCAAGTGGAAGGGCGAAGGCCGGGATTTCCTCATCGGCAACGCCGACCGCTACGAGGGCCTGCCGCCCAAGGACATCGCAAGGCTGCGCAGCACGCTTGATGCAGCCCATGCCGCCGGCCTGAAGGTGGTGGTGGCGCCGCTGAGCCTGCCCGGCGCCCGGTGGAAACAGCAGAACGGCGGGATATTCGACGACCGGCTCTGGTCCGATCCCGCCTTCGCCGAACAGGCCGCGGCGTTCTGGCGCGACCTTGCCGGCGCGCTGAAGGATCATCCGTCCGTCGCCGCCTACAATCTCCTCAACGAGCCCGCGCCGGAAAAGACGACCGGCCTTGCCGAGAACGGCGCGATGGCCGATCTCCTCGCATGGCAGGAGGCCAATGCCGGCGGCCCACGCGACCTGCCGCAGCTCTACACGCGGATCATCGATGCGATTCGAGCCGTCGATCCCGTCACCCCGGTCATGGTCGATGGCGGCTATTATGCCAATCCGCGCGCGCTCGCATCATGGCCGAAGCGCCTTGCCGACGACAGGGTGCTCTACGCGTTCCACATGTACGAACCCTATGACGCGACCAGCGCGCCGAACATGAAGCGGGAAACGCCGCTGCGCTATCCCGGCGTGACGACCGACTATGCCGGCGGCAAGACGGAATGGGACCGCACGACCGTCGCCGACCATATCGGCGCGGCCTTCGACTGGGCGAAGGCGGAGGGCCTGCCGCCGACGCGCGTGGTCGCCGCCGAATTCGGCTGCATGCGCCTGTGGGCCGATTGTGGCGCCTACCTCACCGACGTGATGGATGCGGTGGAGGACAGGGGCGGCCACTGGGCCTTCTATTCCTTCCGCGAAGACGAGTGGGAAGGCATGGACTACGAGCTTCCGGCCGGGGTGAAGCCCGGCCAGTTCTACTGGATGACGGAACAGGGCAAGGCGAACAGGCTGCCGCGCAACGGCAAGCTGATGGGCCTTCTGAAGGCCCGCATGCAGAAATAG
- a CDS encoding L,D-transpeptidase: MQPGRSTAVNSIFKTSISLLAAASVLGFAALPAHAQQHQISRDTVLVSPEGDILDYIPNDGSVRWARDSRGRRVLVDSWGDIVATAMPAERYYGRGDTDSPRRDRYRPVRGYSETSPDYFPPAPDSDYDSGLTTSSVPEMREGLPGNVERQALPDADFGSSQPLPDFSDGSTDTASLPETIDPNAEFVPGPKFEQAKALGKMSSAEVTALQVFLDREGFSPGVIDGRKGSNVTKAIEAWQNATGETLDPNNAEDILERLRLSGGMAFTTYEITAADAAGPYVAAIPEDYAQKAALPHMSFTSTTEMLAEKFHMDEAYLKEINPGVDFTIPGTIVKVVDTGRAKTGKVARILADKGRKQVLAYDAAGTLIAAYPASIGSSDTPSPSGTVTVERVALNPGYTYNPKVNFKQGENDRILTLQPGPNGPVGTVWIALSKPTYGIHGTPEPSKIGKTQSHGCIRLTNWDATELAKMTSPGVTVEFVD; encoded by the coding sequence ATGCAACCTGGCAGGTCAACAGCCGTGAATTCGATATTCAAAACAAGCATTTCGCTCCTCGCAGCAGCATCCGTCCTCGGATTCGCCGCCCTGCCTGCCCACGCCCAGCAGCACCAGATCTCCCGCGACACGGTCCTCGTCTCGCCGGAAGGCGACATTCTCGACTACATTCCCAACGACGGCAGCGTGCGCTGGGCGCGCGACAGCCGCGGCCGCCGGGTGCTGGTCGATTCCTGGGGCGACATCGTCGCCACGGCCATGCCGGCCGAGCGCTATTACGGCCGCGGCGACACCGACAGCCCGCGGCGCGACCGCTATCGCCCGGTGCGAGGCTATTCCGAGACGAGCCCGGACTATTTTCCGCCGGCCCCGGATTCCGACTACGACAGCGGCCTGACGACGAGCTCGGTGCCGGAAATGCGCGAGGGGTTGCCGGGCAATGTCGAGCGGCAGGCCCTGCCGGATGCCGATTTCGGCTCGTCGCAGCCCCTGCCCGATTTCTCCGACGGCTCCACCGACACCGCCTCGCTTCCCGAGACCATCGACCCGAACGCCGAGTTCGTGCCCGGCCCGAAATTCGAGCAGGCGAAGGCGCTCGGCAAGATGTCCTCCGCCGAGGTCACGGCACTGCAGGTGTTCCTCGACCGCGAAGGCTTCTCGCCGGGCGTGATCGACGGCAGGAAGGGTTCCAACGTCACCAAGGCCATCGAGGCATGGCAGAACGCGACGGGCGAGACGCTCGACCCGAACAATGCCGAGGACATCCTGGAGCGCCTGCGCCTTTCCGGCGGCATGGCCTTCACCACCTACGAGATCACCGCCGCCGACGCGGCCGGCCCGTACGTCGCCGCGATCCCGGAAGACTACGCCCAGAAGGCCGCGCTGCCGCACATGTCCTTCACCTCGACCACCGAGATGCTGGCCGAGAAGTTCCACATGGACGAGGCCTACCTGAAGGAGATCAATCCCGGCGTCGACTTCACCATTCCCGGCACGATCGTCAAGGTGGTCGATACCGGCCGGGCGAAGACGGGCAAGGTCGCCAGGATCCTCGCCGACAAGGGCCGCAAGCAGGTCCTCGCCTATGACGCGGCCGGCACGCTGATCGCCGCCTATCCCGCCAGCATCGGCTCCTCCGACACGCCTTCGCCGTCGGGTACGGTGACGGTCGAGCGCGTCGCGCTCAATCCGGGCTACACCTACAATCCGAAGGTCAACTTCAAGCAGGGCGAGAACGACCGGATCCTCACCCTGCAACCCGGCCCGAACGGTCCGGTCGGCACGGTCTGGATCGCCCTTTCAAAGCCGACCTACGGTATCCACGGCACGCCGGAACCCTCCAAGATCGGCAAGACCCAGAGCCACGGCTGCATCCGCCTGACCAACTGGGACGCCACCGAGCTCGCCAAGATGACGAGCCCGGGCGTGACCGTCGAATTCGTCGACTGA